One Candidatus Saccharibacteria bacterium RAAC3_TM7_1 genomic region harbors:
- a CDS encoding DNA polymerase III subunit delta (RAAC3_TM7_1_396): MIYFLIGENWYARDKAVKAIVERADGLPEYIDAEKVTAGSLRELLSAQTLFSQTRTVVLRQPSENKDLWDSLEDIASGVADDVTLIIIEDKPDKRTKTYKALQKQATTKDFPNWTERDTGFATEWLLKEAKARAVPLKTRDAQLIIQRVGVDQGGLAAALEKISLMPAITPEAIEASIDTTPTENVFVLLETALSGKRETLATMIATLRQTEDAYRVFGLLSSQLQQLALLVYAKKPAAEVARDIGAKSPYMLQKLEGTAKRLGKEHVATLLTVFANADMRLKSTDNDPWSVVESALYSSLKD, translated from the coding sequence ATGATTTATTTCTTAATTGGTGAGAATTGGTATGCGCGCGACAAAGCGGTGAAAGCTATTGTCGAGCGAGCTGACGGACTGCCAGAATATATCGACGCTGAAAAAGTCACTGCGGGTAGTTTGCGTGAGCTTTTGAGTGCACAAACACTTTTTAGTCAGACTCGTACAGTTGTGCTGCGACAGCCGTCGGAGAATAAGGATCTGTGGGACTCTCTCGAAGACATAGCGTCAGGGGTTGCCGACGACGTTACACTGATTATCATCGAAGACAAACCCGATAAGCGGACGAAGACCTACAAGGCGCTACAGAAACAGGCGACGACGAAGGATTTTCCGAACTGGACAGAACGTGATACAGGATTCGCAACCGAATGGCTACTCAAAGAGGCCAAAGCACGGGCAGTACCGCTGAAAACTCGTGACGCTCAGCTGATTATCCAGCGAGTAGGGGTCGACCAAGGAGGGCTGGCGGCAGCACTTGAAAAGATTAGTCTCATGCCGGCAATCACTCCCGAAGCAATCGAAGCGAGCATCGACACCACCCCGACCGAAAATGTCTTTGTACTGCTAGAGACCGCACTGAGTGGCAAACGGGAAACGCTGGCTACTATGATCGCGACCTTACGACAGACCGAAGATGCCTATCGTGTATTTGGCCTGTTGAGTAGCCAATTGCAGCAACTTGCACTGCTCGTCTATGCCAAGAAGCCAGCGGCTGAAGTAGCGCGCGATATTGGTGCGAAGAGTCCGTACATGCTGCAAAAGCTAGAGGGTACGGCGAAACGACTCGGTAAAGAGCACGTTGCTACACTACTGACAGTCTTTGCTAATGCCGATATGCGGCTGAAATCTACCGATAACGATCCATGGTCGGTAGTTGAGAGCGCACTGTACTCGAGTCTAAAAGACTAA
- a CDS encoding hypothetical protein (RAAC3_TM7_1_388), with protein sequence MKLYIAGKVGKNSQFGTHHWRDNFVETLANASGLSLTHLDPLAYEGDREYDPQFVFDKDCWLINQVDCVIVYLSDDISVGGSQEMLIAKYLRKPLIGLAPKEGKFNKSEKEHLAKVIKDYIDPFVYATCDVVCADMEEMANALRNLPSPKTISIIDDGIERMEKQQ encoded by the coding sequence GTGAAACTTTATATCGCCGGCAAGGTAGGCAAGAACTCGCAGTTTGGTACGCACCACTGGCGGGATAATTTTGTAGAGACACTAGCGAATGCATCGGGCTTATCGCTGACGCATTTAGATCCTCTAGCCTACGAAGGAGACCGGGAGTATGATCCGCAGTTCGTGTTTGACAAAGACTGTTGGCTGATCAACCAAGTCGACTGTGTGATTGTCTATCTCAGTGATGATATCAGCGTCGGCGGTTCACAAGAAATGCTCATTGCAAAATACCTACGGAAACCGCTCATTGGACTTGCGCCAAAAGAAGGGAAGTTCAATAAATCAGAGAAAGAACACTTAGCTAAGGTCATAAAGGACTACATCGATCCGTTCGTGTACGCAACCTGTGATGTGGTGTGTGCAGACATGGAGGAAATGGCGAATGCTTTACGGAATCTGCCATCACCGAAAACTATTTCGATCATCGATGATGGTATTGAGAGGATGGAAAAGCAGCAGTGA
- a CDS encoding 30S ribosomal protein S20 (RAAC3_TM7_1_397), with the protein MPIIKSAIKRVKQANVARERNVATKRAIKAAVKAFEAKPSSETLAKAHSELDKALKKNLLHKNTVARRKAALAKEAKDAGVKLAATKKPATKPAATKAPAKKPVAKKATAKRPSAKTAAKKPAAKK; encoded by the coding sequence ATGCCCATTATTAAGTCCGCTATTAAGCGCGTAAAGCAAGCTAATGTCGCCCGCGAACGCAACGTCGCTACAAAGCGCGCCATCAAGGCAGCCGTCAAGGCTTTTGAGGCCAAGCCGTCAAGCGAGACACTCGCCAAAGCTCACTCCGAGCTCGACAAAGCACTGAAGAAAAACTTGCTGCACAAGAATACGGTGGCTCGCCGTAAAGCTGCTCTCGCTAAAGAAGCAAAAGATGCCGGCGTAAAGCTAGCGGCTACTAAGAAGCCGGCTACAAAACCTGCTGCTACTAAAGCTCCCGCTAAAAAGCCCGTAGCCAAGAAGGCGACGGCCAAGAGACCTAGCGCAAAAACTGCTGCTAAAAAACCCGCCGCAAAGAAATAA
- a CDS encoding HAD-superfamily hydrolase, subfamily IA, variant 3 (RAAC3_TM7_1_394), translating to MIHALIFDCFGVLYSEGRREIDALAPPHLKSEMNDLYLQSDYGYITREEFLAQLAAMTGLDVERLSLMIEQHYVRNEPLIDFVRTMKGRYKVGMLSNVGDDFVESLFSEAEREALFDDIVLSSNVGLLKPSAEIYELAAQRLGVLPEECVFIDDRPVNVEAARYVGMKGVTYTAFPQLKTDMTKLLEQFDA from the coding sequence ATGATTCATGCGCTTATTTTTGACTGTTTTGGCGTGCTGTATAGCGAGGGGCGGCGGGAGATTGATGCGTTGGCGCCGCCGCACCTCAAAAGCGAGATGAATGACCTATATCTTCAATCAGATTATGGATATATTACGCGGGAGGAGTTCCTAGCTCAATTGGCGGCTATGACGGGTTTGGATGTTGAGCGGCTTAGTCTAATGATTGAGCAGCATTACGTGCGGAATGAGCCCCTGATAGACTTTGTTCGTACAATGAAAGGTCGTTACAAAGTCGGTATGTTAAGTAATGTTGGTGATGATTTTGTGGAATCGCTCTTCTCTGAAGCGGAACGAGAAGCGTTATTTGATGATATTGTGCTATCAAGTAATGTTGGCCTACTGAAGCCCAGCGCGGAAATATACGAGCTTGCGGCGCAGCGGCTCGGTGTACTGCCCGAAGAATGTGTGTTTATCGATGACAGACCGGTCAACGTGGAAGCCGCTCGGTACGTCGGCATGAAGGGAGTTACTTACACGGCCTTTCCGCAACTCAAAACGGATATGACGAAGCTTTTGGAGCAATTCGATGCCTGA
- a CDS encoding hypothetical protein (RAAC3_TM7_1_393) has protein sequence MQRSRSTRLFPLFISLVVIALVIAVVVSLVRTFFAGNDNATNTSQVADQKSSLLKTDETHSVKMTVRGPIVANEQFTSYAIEVSSDERSMNIYKGYEEDQVDGKRFANNAKAYEQFVYALDKANMMKGEVPADVNQNDLRGICATGYVYEFSVLKNNDTDKRLWTSTCSGSKGTLDASQVQLSNLFLAQIPDSGKLVPFQQSPLQLHF, from the coding sequence ATGCAACGGAGTAGAAGCACGCGGTTATTTCCGCTATTTATCAGTCTTGTCGTCATCGCGCTGGTGATCGCGGTGGTTGTTTCATTGGTACGGACATTTTTTGCCGGTAATGACAATGCAACAAACACAAGTCAAGTCGCCGATCAGAAAAGCAGTCTACTAAAAACCGACGAAACTCACAGTGTCAAAATGACCGTTCGCGGACCGATCGTGGCGAATGAGCAATTTACTTCCTACGCTATCGAAGTTTCTTCCGATGAGCGCAGTATGAATATCTATAAAGGCTACGAAGAAGATCAGGTCGACGGGAAGCGTTTTGCTAACAATGCGAAAGCCTACGAACAATTCGTGTATGCGCTTGATAAAGCCAACATGATGAAAGGCGAGGTACCGGCTGACGTTAATCAAAACGACCTGCGCGGTATCTGTGCAACCGGTTACGTGTACGAATTTAGTGTCCTCAAGAACAACGACACGGATAAGCGTCTCTGGACTTCGACCTGTTCGGGCTCAAAGGGAACGCTCGACGCCAGTCAAGTGCAGCTCAGCAACCTTTTCCTGGCACAAATTCCAGATTCGGGTAAACTCGTGCCATTCCAACAGTCGCCACTGCAGCTTCATTTTTAA
- a CDS encoding NUDIX hydrolase (RAAC3_TM7_1_387), with protein sequence MNEEIFARGKLFELIHLKQDDGRVFEVARRAPGVRLIICDEENGKILLTKEYRQELGEWDYRLPGGKVFDSLEEYETHRNGGDDIIEAAKKQAINEAQQEAGIEIANLELYKKSVLGATVEWNLYVFATTNWQASVHGQELEVGEKIEADNWFSFDEAKKMILDGAIQEERIALILLQWLEARK encoded by the coding sequence GTGAACGAAGAAATCTTTGCCCGAGGAAAATTATTTGAACTCATCCACCTGAAGCAAGACGACGGGCGAGTATTTGAAGTTGCTAGGCGGGCACCGGGTGTGCGGCTGATCATTTGCGACGAAGAAAATGGAAAGATTTTACTCACGAAAGAATACCGCCAGGAGCTGGGCGAGTGGGATTATCGACTGCCTGGCGGGAAAGTATTTGATAGCCTCGAAGAATACGAGACACATCGAAACGGCGGTGATGACATCATCGAAGCGGCCAAAAAGCAAGCAATCAACGAGGCGCAGCAAGAAGCCGGTATTGAAATCGCAAATCTTGAACTGTATAAAAAATCAGTCCTCGGCGCAACCGTCGAGTGGAATCTCTATGTTTTTGCAACGACCAACTGGCAAGCAAGTGTGCACGGACAAGAACTGGAGGTTGGCGAGAAGATCGAAGCCGACAATTGGTTTAGCTTTGACGAAGCAAAGAAAATGATTCTCGACGGTGCGATCCAAGAAGAGCGTATTGCGCTCATATTACTGCAATGGCTGGAGGCTAGAAAGTGA
- a CDS encoding hypothetical protein (RAAC3_TM7_1_392), with protein sequence MYMSAHETEAAERLLRGLDADAVDIAKNQDYFDNLEGFVRAYVSPETFTVDDVEIAYTAANMISGLELGGMMLNVRQRRTQAGETSYDPDKFYAVAVGWLDSDKTPEFRFVPSRVKRSPDGKLIRNELLLDGTWNELEDKLVADPSRSTLEQAEAILERQRIHNVQLAQTTRIVMTSEGRWLYLPGHVVHRLKPLDEALACTRLARERGFGRQATEQTIVTD encoded by the coding sequence ATGTACATGAGCGCCCATGAGACCGAAGCAGCTGAACGATTACTGCGAGGGCTTGATGCGGACGCCGTCGATATAGCCAAAAATCAGGACTATTTCGACAACTTGGAAGGCTTTGTCCGTGCGTATGTAAGCCCGGAGACGTTTACCGTAGATGACGTAGAGATTGCTTATACGGCTGCTAACATGATCAGCGGCCTGGAGCTTGGCGGTATGATGTTGAATGTTCGGCAGCGGCGTACGCAAGCAGGTGAGACTTCGTACGATCCGGATAAATTCTATGCGGTTGCCGTTGGCTGGCTCGATTCGGATAAGACACCGGAATTCCGCTTTGTCCCTTCCCGCGTCAAACGAAGTCCCGATGGCAAACTGATAAGGAATGAACTGCTACTGGACGGCACGTGGAATGAGCTTGAAGATAAGCTAGTGGCAGATCCGTCACGCAGTACGCTCGAGCAGGCTGAAGCAATACTGGAACGTCAGCGTATCCACAATGTGCAGCTGGCACAAACGACGCGGATTGTCATGACGTCGGAGGGAAGGTGGCTGTATCTGCCAGGTCATGTGGTGCACCGTCTGAAGCCGCTCGACGAAGCGCTCGCGTGTACGCGCCTGGCGCGAGAACGTGGCTTTGGCCGGCAGGCTACTGAGCAAACAATCGTGACAGATTAG
- a CDS encoding hypothetical protein (RAAC3_TM7_1_391), translated as MIRHRWRRFLPYAGPRKVRAPRSVEALNEQIEQLKRSLPEMNRANKKLALQKLLVLQTPRAALAQNQMDRHKHGYHNREKRLYELIDFNDTFVAVVLALDRSELARFTPDIKQRMSDFCRQQDTLMFSDEQFEAIVHGLSVEISVYRAAHDDGLDVEMTSRTQDAFGIDMVVGDPSVRRQINIDCKTPSAFRYRLEELRKKGRITDSEVLQADEQDFITTMNRHDDEKVPVTTLCIRPERVGDIADFSLGDTKPLGSLLRSVIAVDGYPY; from the coding sequence ATGATTCGTCACCGTTGGCGGCGATTTTTGCCGTATGCTGGTCCGAGAAAAGTCAGGGCGCCACGATCGGTGGAGGCGCTGAATGAGCAGATTGAACAACTAAAACGTTCGCTGCCCGAGATGAACCGTGCGAATAAAAAACTGGCACTACAAAAACTACTCGTTCTGCAGACACCACGTGCGGCCTTGGCGCAAAACCAGATGGATCGGCACAAACATGGGTATCATAACCGAGAGAAGCGGCTGTATGAGCTGATTGATTTCAACGATACGTTTGTGGCGGTGGTGCTGGCGCTTGACCGTAGTGAACTGGCAAGATTTACGCCGGATATCAAGCAGCGCATGAGTGATTTTTGTCGTCAACAAGACACGCTGATGTTTAGCGACGAGCAGTTCGAAGCGATCGTGCATGGCTTGTCCGTGGAGATTTCTGTCTACCGAGCGGCGCATGACGACGGCCTGGATGTGGAAATGACCAGCCGTACCCAGGACGCTTTTGGTATCGATATGGTGGTTGGCGATCCGTCGGTTAGGCGACAAATTAATATTGACTGTAAAACGCCCTCAGCTTTTCGTTATAGGCTGGAGGAACTTCGTAAAAAAGGCCGGATCACCGATAGCGAGGTGCTACAGGCCGACGAGCAGGATTTTATCACGACTATGAACCGCCATGACGATGAAAAAGTTCCGGTCACAACCCTATGCATCCGCCCGGAACGAGTGGGCGATATTGCTGATTTTTCGCTTGGTGACACGAAGCCACTTGGTAGCTTATTACGCTCTGTTATTGCAGTCGACGGCTACCCATATTAG
- a CDS encoding hypothetical protein (RAAC3_TM7_1_386) has protein sequence MTKRLAVIDGKSVFYRGYYAMPGLSTKDGIPTGGVFGFVSLAIELIKKLNPDYVAVAWDKPKTNIRKRREIYPEYKAGRKPAPPDFYEQIPILHDLLEAFGWPLYELDDYEADDIMGAFAKQAEAKGIETCLLTSDLDALQIVSPLTHVYALKNGLSNIELFNVEAFESKYGLRVDQFLDLKSLKGDSSDNIPGVPGVGEKTGIQLLQQYETLDGIYEHLDDIKESVRKRLEAGKESAYMSKEIGRIWTDAPVKLDWDVADVNDCDLQKVADILRQLEFHSLIKRLPKNMQQVADTSLYFQAADEVELKEVAWPEQVTIDGPFVLHVTDDELWASFTATTVSHTKLTEVDKSFWRAVEFGTVISYDVKALYHTLAEHDIEVQFSDIHDIRQAAFLLDPLRRDRSLEALIGGEIASPRDEMSAMRQVYAWQVKAFEEKPKVSDIAHRFDFPLIYHLFRMEYLGIKLDTGLLKTMSKQLDEQFKKLEQEMYSLVGYEFNIGSPAQLSEVLFTKLQLPTTGIKKGKTGYSTGQKELDKLRGQHPIIELIEQTRELAKLKNTYVDTLPEQVDKNSRLHTTFNQDVAATGRLSSTSPNLQNIPIRSEIGRKIREAFIPEKGKVFVSADYSQFELRLAAVLAGDKELIDDFNGDLDIHTKTASDVYGIPMNEVTKNQRRDAKVINFGVLYGMSPHGLSAATGMSFPDAKKFIDSYFELRKPIRRFIDDTLEKAKTEGYVETFHGRRRPTPDVNSSNFMVREAAKRAAANMPIQGTEADLMKLAMIKVDDEMGDLGQQILQIHDSILVECPDKNAGKVSKILQETMESIAPELGIKLKVDVHVGKNWGEV, from the coding sequence ATGACCAAGCGTTTGGCGGTAATCGATGGCAAGAGTGTCTTCTATAGAGGCTACTATGCCATGCCGGGACTTTCGACGAAAGATGGTATACCGACGGGAGGCGTGTTTGGTTTTGTTTCTCTCGCGATCGAACTGATCAAGAAACTAAACCCCGACTATGTGGCGGTGGCGTGGGACAAGCCAAAAACGAATATCCGTAAGCGCCGCGAGATTTATCCGGAGTATAAAGCTGGCCGCAAACCGGCGCCGCCGGACTTTTATGAGCAGATTCCGATCTTGCACGACCTGCTCGAAGCCTTCGGCTGGCCGCTGTATGAACTCGACGATTACGAAGCCGACGATATTATGGGCGCCTTTGCCAAACAGGCTGAGGCGAAGGGTATTGAGACTTGTTTACTCACCAGTGACCTCGACGCACTGCAGATTGTCAGCCCGCTGACACATGTCTATGCACTCAAGAACGGCCTCTCGAATATCGAGCTGTTCAACGTCGAAGCATTTGAGAGTAAGTATGGCCTACGGGTTGATCAGTTTCTCGACCTCAAGTCATTAAAAGGCGACTCATCAGACAATATCCCCGGTGTGCCTGGCGTGGGTGAAAAGACCGGTATCCAGCTGCTTCAGCAGTACGAAACACTCGACGGGATTTACGAGCACCTTGATGACATCAAGGAAAGCGTCCGCAAGAGACTGGAGGCCGGTAAAGAGTCGGCCTACATGAGTAAAGAGATCGGCCGTATCTGGACTGATGCGCCAGTCAAACTCGACTGGGACGTGGCCGATGTCAATGACTGCGATCTGCAAAAAGTTGCGGATATCTTGCGGCAACTTGAGTTCCATTCTTTAATCAAGCGTCTGCCGAAGAATATGCAACAAGTGGCTGATACGTCACTCTATTTCCAAGCAGCTGATGAGGTGGAGCTAAAAGAGGTGGCTTGGCCAGAGCAGGTGACGATCGACGGACCATTCGTGCTGCATGTGACAGATGATGAACTGTGGGCGTCATTTACTGCTACGACTGTCTCACATACGAAACTCACGGAAGTCGACAAAAGTTTTTGGCGGGCGGTTGAGTTTGGTACGGTGATTAGCTACGACGTAAAAGCGCTGTATCACACACTCGCTGAACACGATATCGAAGTGCAGTTTAGTGACATTCATGATATTCGCCAGGCAGCGTTCTTGCTCGATCCATTACGCCGTGATCGTAGCCTAGAAGCATTAATTGGGGGTGAAATCGCTTCACCACGGGATGAGATGTCGGCGATGCGCCAAGTCTATGCGTGGCAGGTGAAAGCTTTTGAGGAAAAACCGAAAGTGAGCGACATCGCGCACCGCTTCGATTTCCCGCTGATCTACCATTTGTTCCGCATGGAATATCTTGGCATCAAGCTCGATACCGGCTTACTCAAAACAATGAGTAAGCAGCTTGATGAGCAGTTCAAAAAGCTCGAACAAGAAATGTATTCGCTCGTCGGCTACGAGTTTAATATCGGCTCGCCAGCACAACTCTCAGAAGTATTATTTACCAAGCTACAACTACCAACCACAGGGATAAAAAAGGGTAAAACCGGCTACTCAACTGGCCAAAAAGAACTCGATAAATTACGTGGCCAGCATCCAATTATCGAGCTAATTGAGCAGACGCGTGAGCTTGCTAAACTAAAGAACACGTACGTTGATACATTGCCCGAGCAGGTTGATAAAAACAGCCGCCTACATACCACGTTTAACCAAGACGTCGCCGCGACTGGGCGACTCTCCAGTACTAGTCCGAACCTACAAAATATTCCGATTCGTTCCGAGATTGGCCGCAAGATTCGTGAAGCGTTTATTCCGGAAAAAGGCAAAGTCTTTGTCAGCGCCGACTACAGCCAGTTTGAGCTGCGTCTGGCGGCGGTGCTGGCCGGTGACAAAGAGCTAATTGACGACTTCAATGGCGATCTCGATATTCATACCAAGACAGCCAGCGACGTCTACGGCATCCCGATGAATGAGGTGACGAAAAACCAGCGCCGCGACGCCAAGGTGATTAATTTCGGCGTGCTCTACGGCATGAGTCCGCACGGTCTCTCCGCCGCGACCGGTATGTCGTTTCCAGATGCGAAAAAGTTCATCGATAGCTACTTTGAACTGCGAAAGCCAATCCGTAGATTTATTGATGACACCTTGGAGAAGGCCAAAACCGAAGGATATGTTGAAACCTTCCATGGTCGTCGCCGCCCGACGCCGGATGTGAACTCGAGCAACTTCATGGTGCGCGAAGCCGCCAAGCGCGCCGCCGCTAATATGCCGATCCAAGGCACCGAAGCCGATCTCATGAAGCTCGCGATGATCAAAGTCGACGACGAGATGGGTGATCTCGGCCAGCAAATCCTCCAGATCCATGACTCGATCCTCGTCGAATGTCCCGATAAAAATGCTGGTAAAGTATCCAAGATTTTGCAAGAAACTATGGAATCCATCGCACCAGAGCTTGGTATTAAATTGAAAGTTGATGTGCATGTCGGTAAGAACTGGGGAGAAGTGTGA
- a CDS encoding formamidopyrimidine-DNA glycosylase (RAAC3_TM7_1_395) codes for MPELPEVETIRRGLELLIVGKKIVKVTYDWPKGFPNSEADISEFLVGASISAVRRRAKVLLIELSTNYTLVTHLKMTGQLVFRGKETFGAGHPNASLVGELPDKSTRVIILFDDDSTLYFNDQRKFGWMKLYPTPEVANIDFMKKVGPEPLEDDFTAKEFVQRIRRRNGTTIKAAILDQTVLAGVGNIYADESLWGAKLHPATRVRDVSDEQVAELLKEIKYVMNLAIEKGGSTDKNYVNAEGKRGSYIDFARVFRQEGKACPRHPDVLIEKIRVAGRGTHICPVCQLQ; via the coding sequence ATGCCTGAACTGCCTGAAGTTGAAACAATACGACGTGGCTTGGAGCTACTCATCGTCGGTAAAAAGATCGTCAAGGTGACCTATGATTGGCCGAAAGGCTTTCCGAATAGCGAAGCCGACATAAGCGAATTTCTGGTTGGTGCGAGCATTAGCGCCGTACGACGACGCGCAAAAGTTCTACTCATCGAATTATCAACCAATTACACGCTTGTCACACACCTCAAAATGACTGGACAATTGGTATTTCGCGGCAAGGAAACGTTTGGTGCTGGGCATCCGAACGCTAGTTTAGTTGGTGAACTACCTGATAAATCGACGCGCGTCATCATTTTATTCGATGACGACTCAACACTTTATTTCAACGATCAGCGTAAGTTTGGCTGGATGAAGCTGTATCCGACACCGGAAGTAGCGAATATCGATTTTATGAAAAAAGTCGGTCCGGAGCCGCTCGAAGACGACTTCACGGCTAAAGAATTTGTTCAGCGGATTCGTCGACGAAATGGGACAACTATCAAGGCAGCTATACTAGATCAAACGGTTCTTGCCGGAGTGGGTAATATTTATGCTGATGAAAGTCTGTGGGGCGCGAAGCTGCATCCAGCCACGCGAGTACGCGATGTGAGTGACGAGCAGGTCGCCGAATTGCTAAAAGAAATCAAATATGTCATGAATCTCGCTATCGAGAAGGGTGGCTCGACGGACAAAAATTATGTCAATGCCGAAGGTAAGCGCGGTAGCTACATCGATTTCGCCCGAGTGTTTCGCCAGGAAGGTAAAGCCTGCCCGCGTCATCCCGACGTACTGATCGAAAAAATTCGCGTTGCTGGCAGGGGAACGCATATTTGTCCGGTTTGTCAGCTACAATAG
- a CDS encoding Protein-tyrosine-phosphatase (RAAC3_TM7_1_390), which translates to MTKVLFVCEGNMMRSQMAEAFYNELTKSSDAVSAGATAETKEHISKRAIEAMNEIDYDVTHLKPKQLTEKLVDDADTVIYFPSDYMPEYVTKSPKATHWDVIDPHYHHEEGMELVRRVRDDIQKRVEKLIGESKV; encoded by the coding sequence ATGACAAAAGTTCTTTTTGTCTGCGAAGGCAACATGATGCGCTCGCAGATGGCAGAAGCGTTTTATAACGAGCTGACAAAATCGAGCGATGCCGTGAGCGCTGGTGCGACGGCGGAGACGAAAGAACACATCTCAAAGCGAGCCATCGAAGCAATGAATGAGATCGACTACGACGTGACGCATTTGAAGCCGAAGCAGCTGACTGAAAAGCTGGTGGACGATGCAGATACGGTAATATATTTTCCAAGCGACTACATGCCGGAATATGTCACCAAAAGCCCGAAGGCGACACACTGGGACGTCATCGATCCGCATTATCACCATGAAGAGGGTATGGAACTGGTGCGACGGGTGCGTGATGATATTCAGAAGCGGGTTGAAAAACTCATAGGAGAAAGCAAGGTATGA
- a CDS encoding hypothetical protein (RAAC3_TM7_1_389), translating into MKVVINIFGPSTAGKSTVSELLQERIERLYTVDFDVIKRQLAGYYWKRDAEIARDLTYETLRSVSMTELPILALLPTPKDKTEYNRIVDIARQTKRKLLNIEITAPDEVLIQRYEERLKAIKASGSTWKFKTLDEFKEKLAQRYYIPTDVQTFDSSVSSPQGIVDRIMKIIEEGAK; encoded by the coding sequence GTGAAAGTAGTAATAAACATCTTTGGTCCATCAACGGCCGGAAAATCGACCGTTAGCGAGTTATTGCAGGAGCGGATTGAAAGACTATATACCGTAGATTTTGATGTCATAAAGCGTCAACTTGCCGGCTACTACTGGAAGCGCGATGCGGAAATAGCAAGAGATTTAACCTATGAAACGCTTCGGTCTGTGTCGATGACCGAGCTTCCCATTCTGGCGCTTTTGCCAACGCCGAAAGATAAAACTGAGTATAATCGTATTGTTGACATTGCACGACAAACAAAGCGCAAATTGCTTAATATTGAAATCACTGCCCCAGATGAGGTGCTGATCCAGCGCTACGAGGAGCGACTGAAAGCTATCAAAGCATCCGGCTCGACGTGGAAGTTTAAAACACTCGACGAGTTCAAAGAAAAATTGGCTCAGCGATACTATATACCAACTGACGTTCAGACATTTGATTCGTCGGTATCTTCACCTCAAGGAATCGTCGACAGAATTATGAAGATTATTGAAGAGGGTGCTAAATGA